One segment of Cutaneotrichosporon cavernicola HIS019 DNA, chromosome: 4 DNA contains the following:
- the HSP60 gene encoding uncharacterized protein (TCP-1/cpn60 chaperonin family) codes for MLAASRAALPRPHKLMQSASAAQRRYMGSKDVVFGNDARQGMLKGVDTLAKAVSATLGPKGRTVIIAQSFGGPKITKDGVSVAKAITLKDPVENLGARLVQDVASKTNDTAGDGTTTATVLARAIYSEGVKNVAAGCNPMDLRRGAVKAVEKVLSVLEANKRVITTSEEIAAVATISANGDKHVGSIIAQAMEKVGKEGVITVKEGRTISDEIEITEGMRFDRGFISPYMITDAKNQRAELENPLILLSEKKISALQDILPALEIAAQQRRPLLVIAEDVDGEALAAIILNKLRGQLQVCAVKAPGFGDNRKSILGDIAILTGGTVFTDELDVKLDKATPDMFGQTGSATVTKDDTIVLNGSGDKQTIASRCEQIRGVIADPSTSDYDRTKLQERLAKLGGGVAVIKVGGHSEVEVGEKKDRYDDALNATRAAVEEGIVPGGGTALLKASAQLEDLDVENFDQKLGVSIIRNAIRRPVRTIVDNAGEEGTVVVGRLLSDEFIAADKFNWGYDAATSQYRDMIAAGILDPLKVVRTALSDASGVASLLTTSEACVVDDETKSPSMPMGGGMPGMPGMGMM; via the exons ATGCTCGCCGCATCTCGTGCCGCGCTCCCCCGCCCTCACAAGCTCATGCagagcgcctcggccgcccaGCGCCGCTACATGGGCTCCAAGGACGTCGTTTTCGGCAACGATGCTCGCCAGGGCATGCTCAAGGGTGTCGAcaccctcgccaaggctgtCTCGGCCACCCTCGGCCCCAAGGGCCGTACCGTCATCATCG CCCAGAGCTTCGGTGGGCCCAAGATCACCAAGGACGGTGTGTCGgtcgccaaggccatcaCTCTCAAGGACCCTGTTGAGAACCTCGGTGCTCG CCTCGTCCAGGACGTTGCGTCCAAGACCAACGACACTGCCGGTGACGGTACTACCACCGCGACCgttctcgcgcgcgccatctACTCTGAGGGTGTGAAGAACGTTGCCGCTGGCTGCAACCCCATGGACCTCCGCCGTGGtgccgtcaaggccgtTGAGAAGGTCCTCTcggtcctcgaggccaacaAGCGCGTCATCACCACTTCGGAGGAGATTGCCGCTGTTGCCACCATCTCGGCCAACGGCGACAAGCACGTTGGTTCGATCATTGCCCAGGCCATGGAGAAGGTTggcaaggagggcgtcatcaccgtcaaggagggccgTACCATCTCTGACGAGATTGAGATCACTGAGGGCATGCGCTTCGACCGCGGCTTCATCTCGCCATACATGATCACGGACGCCAAGAAccagcgcgccgagctcgagaaccCCCTCATCCTGCTTTCGGAGAAGAAGATCTCGGCTCTCCAGGACATTCTCCCCGCGCTCGAGATTGCTGCTCAGCAGCGCcgccccctcctcgtcattgccgaggacgttgacGGTGAGGCTCTTGCTGCCATTATCCTCAACAAGCTCCGTGGCCAGCTCCAGGTTTGCGCCGTCAAGGCCCCCGGCTTTGGCGACAACCGCAAGTCGAtcctcggcgacattgCCATCCTCACCGGCGGCACCGTCTTCActgacgagcttgacgtcAAGCTTGACAAGGCCACTCCCGACATGTTTGGCCAGACTGGCTCGGCCACCGTCACCAAGGACGACACTATCGTTCTCAACGGCAGCGGTGACAAGCAGACCATTGCTTCTCGCTGCGAGCAGATCCGCGGCGTCATTGCCGACCCCAGCACCTCGGACTACGACCGCACCAAGCTTCAGGAGCGCCTGGCCAagcttggcggcggtgtTGCCGTCATCAAGGTCGGTGGCCACTcggaggttgaggtcggagagaagaaggacCGCTACGACGACGCCCTCAACGCAACCCGCGCtgccgttgaggagggTATCGTTCCGGGTGGTGGCACTGCTCTCCTCAAGGCCTCGGCacagctcgaggacctcgatGTTGAGAACTTTGACCAGAAGCTCGGCGTCAGCATCATCCGCAACGCCATCCGCCGCCCTGTTCGCACCATTGTCGACAacgccggcgaggagggcacTGTTGTCGTTGGCCGTCTCCTCTCGGACGAGTTTATCGCTGCCGACAAGTTCAACTGGGGCTacgacgccgccacctcgcAGTACCGCGACATGATTGCCGCCGGTATCCTCGACCCCCTCAAGGTCGTTCGCACCGCTCTTTCTGACGCTTCGGGTGtcgcctccctcctcaccacctcGGAAGCTTGCGTCGTTGACGATGAGACCAAGAGCCCGTCTATGCCCATGGGCGGTGGAA TGCCCGGCATGCCCGGCATGGGAATGATGTAG